A window of Plasmodium malariae genome assembly, chromosome: 5 contains these coding sequences:
- the PmUG01_05025500 gene encoding conserved Plasmodium protein, unknown function, whose translation MKIFSIIFFFLLLFFINLFFVKSRFKNDESFNVPLNVLFNKGKNIRKRLCNECFYKNEVNLIYNSCRAFENVNYNNFNGSKILYFIRDSPKMLKRYVIVKSKYQFSQLFSPKFLRKFFFQKKALVVDGVYLIINTYLKYNIVRSILGFFQTLLLRFLVVYILQLCSSFLLFHYVNMISQKTQAYILLVSGSNYISRVIGFFELNLINYYINVFSEVVQITLIRILFNQYEVQLIKTILYNSSDYFINTSLKNKYEILYQCAKKFVITRINKLSLFTFNYLRYFVLTNLFFKLFNGTYNKFSPSDVKMPGVFSDSRKSLDKDMKYATKREIEILRNYCKETGCHTCGVTCHERFIGDHQPPVQVIKDMIQYYKKKKCLLYFLKLFKLYDTKQRLYPQCVRCSQLQSASVRCKKLRLIPHYNTIRFFHFSTIFHLFLKMILLTKWKQIIFWDGDNVR comes from the exons atgaaaatttttagtataattttcttttttttgcttttattttttataaatttatttttcgtaAAATCGCGTTTTAAAAATGACGAAAGTTTCAACGTCCCTTTAAACGTGTTATTTAATAAGGggaaaaatattagaaaaagaCTGTGCAATGAAtgcttttataaaaatgaagtcaatttaatatataatagctGTAGAGCTtttgaaaatgtaaattacaacaattttaatggatcaaaaattttgtattttattagaGATTCACCAAAAATGTTAAAGAGATATGTTATTGTAAAATCGAAATATCAATTTTCCCAATTATTTTCCccaaaatttttaagaaaatttttctttcaaaaaaaagCGTTAGTTGTAGATGGAGTGtacttaataataaatacatatctCAAGTACAACATTGTGCGGAGTATACTGGGTTTCTTTCAAACGCTTCTCCTGAGATTCCTAG TGGTATACATTCTCCAGCTATGCTCCTCATTCCTGTTATTCCACTACGTAAATATGATTTCTCAAAAAACCcaagcatatatattactagtAAGTGgttcaaattatatatctaGAGTTATAGGTTTTTTTGagttaaatttaattaattattatatcaaTGTATTTAGTGAAGTCGTTCAGATAACACTTATTAGAATTCTTTTTAATCAGTATGAAGTTCAATTAATAAAgacaattttatataatagctCGGATTATTTCATAAACACATCgttaaagaataaatatgaaatattatatcagtgcgcaaaaaaatttgttattacTAGGATTAACAAGTTAAGCCTGTTTACCTTTAACTACTTGCGCTACTTTGTTTTGACAAATCTGTTTTTCAAGCTCTTCAACGGCAC aTACAATAAGTTTTCACCAAGCGATGTGAAAATGCCAGGTGTGTTCTCTGACTCACGTAAAAGTTTAGACAAAGATATGAAGTATGCaacaaaaagagaaatagAAATTTTGCGGAATTATTGCAAAGAAACAGGATGTCATACTTGTGGTGTAACATGCCATGAAAGATTTATAGGTGATCATCAACCACCTGTACAAGTCATAAAAGATATGAttcaatattataaaaagaaaaaatgtctattatattttttaaaattgtttaaattATACGATACAAAACAACGTTTATATCCTCAATGTGTACGTTGTTCTCAATTGCAATCTGCATCAGTTCGATGTAAAAAACTTAGGCTAATACCGCATTATAACACAATTCGgttctttcatttttccaccatttttcatttatttcttaaaatgaTTTTACTCACTAAATGGAagcaaataatattttgggATGGGGATAACGTGAGGTAA